A window of Methylomagnum ishizawai contains these coding sequences:
- a CDS encoding DUF2341 domain-containing protein — protein MKLRVYFGALVLLAFPGLALSWWNDDWSSRKQITLDASVTGADIRDNVADFPILVRLHTGNFSYFGELAEGGKDLRFMVDDKTPLKFHIEKFDAANEMALVWVKVPRIQSGASTDTFWMYYGNGSAVDGGDAGGTYDVNQALVFHFDDKNPTPQDATAYANHAAKSLAAAEPAGWIGAAAKFAAAGSIEVPASPSLALDPAKGWTFSAWIKIDQSQPEAYIFRAADGANALELLLRDATVVARYVQGGKTVETAPAPIQQPGQWRHVAVVLRPDKLELYVDGNKGGESPATAVAMNPTLTLGGTATGGFLAGFLDEVQISNTARGAEWIKLSARSQSLDFTIANFGQDESKGGAGGDSSFLVIVQSVTIDGWVVIGLTGVMFVVSLIVMVIKAIVISKVRKDNKAFLAAYEKLGPDGDPGQLDREESEDEKELAESEFLAAIAGKHDHFQSSPLYHLYHAGIGEVKKRMGSSAKPLTPEALNVIRVKLDSIVVRESQRLNSKMVLLTIAIAGGPFLGLLGTVVGVMITFAVIAATGDVNINSIAPGIAAALLATVAGLAVAIPALFAYNYLLTQIKDVVADMRVFSDEFLAMLSERVADRFREAA, from the coding sequence ATGAAATTACGGGTTTATTTTGGGGCGCTGGTCCTGTTGGCTTTTCCTGGACTGGCTTTGTCTTGGTGGAACGACGATTGGTCCTCGCGTAAGCAAATCACCTTGGATGCCAGCGTGACCGGCGCGGATATCCGCGACAACGTGGCGGATTTCCCGATCTTGGTCCGGCTCCATACCGGCAATTTCAGCTATTTCGGCGAACTGGCCGAGGGCGGCAAAGACCTCCGCTTCATGGTGGACGACAAGACGCCGCTGAAATTCCATATCGAGAAATTCGACGCCGCCAATGAGATGGCCCTGGTTTGGGTGAAGGTGCCGCGCATCCAAAGCGGTGCCAGTACCGATACCTTCTGGATGTATTACGGCAATGGCTCGGCGGTGGACGGTGGCGACGCGGGCGGCACCTACGATGTGAACCAAGCCCTAGTGTTCCATTTCGACGACAAAAATCCCACGCCCCAGGACGCCACCGCCTACGCCAACCACGCCGCCAAATCGCTGGCCGCGGCGGAACCCGCCGGCTGGATCGGCGCGGCGGCCAAGTTCGCGGCGGCGGGGTCCATCGAAGTCCCGGCTTCCCCGTCGCTCGCCCTCGACCCGGCCAAGGGCTGGACCTTCTCCGCCTGGATCAAGATCGACCAGAGCCAGCCCGAAGCCTATATCTTCCGCGCCGCCGATGGGGCCAACGCCCTGGAACTCCTGCTGCGCGACGCCACCGTGGTGGCCCGCTACGTCCAGGGCGGCAAGACGGTAGAAACCGCGCCCGCCCCGATCCAGCAGCCCGGTCAATGGCGGCATGTGGCCGTGGTGCTGCGTCCCGACAAACTCGAACTCTACGTCGACGGCAACAAAGGCGGCGAATCCCCCGCCACCGCCGTCGCGATGAACCCGACCCTCACCCTGGGCGGCACCGCCACCGGCGGTTTCCTGGCCGGTTTCCTGGACGAGGTGCAAATCTCCAACACCGCCCGCGGCGCGGAATGGATCAAGCTGTCGGCCCGTAGCCAGAGCCTGGATTTCACCATCGCCAATTTCGGCCAGGACGAATCCAAGGGCGGGGCGGGCGGCGATAGCTCGTTCCTGGTCATTGTGCAGAGCGTGACCATCGACGGTTGGGTGGTGATTGGCTTGACCGGGGTCATGTTCGTGGTATCGCTGATCGTCATGGTCATCAAGGCCATCGTCATCTCCAAGGTCAGGAAGGACAACAAGGCGTTCCTGGCCGCATACGAAAAACTCGGCCCCGACGGCGACCCCGGCCAGTTGGACCGCGAGGAGAGCGAGGACGAGAAGGAACTGGCCGAATCCGAATTCCTCGCGGCCATCGCCGGCAAGCACGACCATTTCCAAAGCTCGCCGCTCTACCACCTCTATCACGCCGGGATCGGCGAGGTGAAGAAGCGCATGGGTTCCTCGGCCAAGCCGCTGACCCCGGAAGCCCTCAACGTGATCCGGGTCAAGCTGGATTCCATCGTGGTGCGCGAGAGCCAGCGCCTCAACAGCAAGATGGTCTTGCTGACCATCGCCATCGCGGGCGGGCCGTTCCTGGGACTCTTGGGCACGGTGGTGGGCGTGATGATCACCTTCGCGGTGATCGCGGCGACGGGCGACGTGAATATCAACTCCATCGCGCCCGGTATCGCCGCGGCCTTGTTGGCGACGGTGGCCGGCCTCGCGGTCGCTATCCCCGCCCTGTTCGCCTACAACTACCTGCTGACCCAGATCAAGGATGTCGTCGCCGATATGCGGGTGTTCTCCGATGAATTCCTGGCCATGCTGTCCGAGCGCGTCGCCGACCGCTTCCGGGAGGCCGCATGA
- a CDS encoding ExbD/TolR family protein, translating into MKVESEEKVYDDINITPMLDVAYVLLLIFIIMTTATVQGITVNLPKASSTPSLSKPKTKAISITPDGTIYLDTYPVSIQELETRLAQYKAATPDLPVVLKADASIQYEKVIQVLDVVTRLEISQLGLVTQKLVK; encoded by the coding sequence ATGAAGGTCGAATCGGAAGAGAAGGTCTACGACGACATCAACATCACGCCGATGCTGGACGTGGCCTATGTGCTGCTGTTGATCTTCATCATCATGACCACGGCCACGGTGCAGGGCATCACGGTCAACCTGCCCAAGGCCAGCAGCACGCCGAGCCTGTCCAAACCCAAGACTAAGGCGATTTCCATCACCCCGGACGGGACGATCTACCTCGACACCTATCCGGTGTCGATCCAGGAACTGGAAACCCGGTTGGCGCAATACAAGGCGGCGACGCCGGATTTGCCGGTGGTGTTGAAGGCCGATGCCTCCATCCAGTATGAAAAAGTCATCCAAGTATTGGATGTGGTGACGCGGCTCGAAATCAGCCAACTCGGCCTCGTGACCCAGAAGCTGGTGAAATAA
- a CDS encoding energy transducer TonB family protein translates to MEQKNKYLKYLPTAIGVGLVVVIAIVLYLVRDIFEKPIQSKKQVQQISVVQPPPPPPPPPEQKPPEPEVKEEKIEEPEPEPEPEPEQPEAEAPPPGEELGVDAAGGAGSDAFGLMGKKGGRGLIGGGGGNAIIWYGQHIGKELTDELHRSLKDKARNSSYSAVVHLWIGPDGGVSRVELANSSGTAEIDQALKAALNGIRAGRFKPPPEHMPQPLKVRIRS, encoded by the coding sequence ATGGAACAGAAGAACAAGTACCTGAAATACCTACCCACCGCCATCGGGGTGGGTTTGGTGGTGGTGATCGCCATCGTCCTGTATCTGGTACGGGATATTTTCGAGAAACCAATCCAGAGCAAGAAGCAAGTCCAGCAAATCAGTGTGGTGCAGCCTCCCCCGCCACCGCCTCCCCCGCCCGAGCAAAAGCCGCCGGAACCCGAGGTAAAGGAGGAAAAGATCGAGGAACCCGAACCCGAGCCGGAACCCGAGCCGGAACAACCCGAGGCGGAAGCGCCGCCGCCGGGCGAGGAATTAGGTGTGGACGCGGCGGGCGGGGCCGGTTCCGACGCCTTCGGCCTGATGGGCAAGAAGGGCGGGCGCGGGCTGATCGGCGGGGGTGGCGGCAACGCCATCATCTGGTACGGCCAGCATATCGGCAAGGAATTGACCGACGAATTGCACCGCAGCCTCAAGGACAAGGCCCGCAATAGCAGTTATTCGGCGGTGGTCCACCTGTGGATCGGTCCCGATGGTGGCGTCAGCCGGGTGGAGTTGGCGAATTCCAGCGGCACGGCGGAAATCGACCAAGCCTTGAAGGCGGCGCTCAACGGCATCCGCGCGGGCCGGTTCAAGCCGCCGCCCGAGCATATGCCGCAGCCCTTGAAGGTCCGCATCCGGTCCTAG
- a CDS encoding alpha/beta fold hydrolase → MSAESRLHRTIKLRDGRKLGYAEVGDPQGRPVMYCHGFPASRLEAMLVDRAAAKLGARIVAPDRPGYGLSDFQPGRRIVDWSADVVELADALGFGQFLLLAVSGGAPYALALLHALPERITAATLVGGLGPVHTLAAVQPMHFPARFGFVSARRAPWLMRGVYGLVLGPLMRANPNVALALLTTAMREADRAILSRPDIRADLCASIGEGLRPGMHGALLDFMLYSHDWGFDPTEIKLPVALWHGTDDITVPPCHSRMLAEPLARAQVFDWPGEGHFSLPINHAEPILGALLNGGAESVPRHRAA, encoded by the coding sequence ATGAGCGCAGAATCCCGTTTGCATCGGACAATCAAGCTCAGGGATGGACGTAAGCTCGGCTACGCCGAGGTGGGCGACCCGCAAGGGCGTCCGGTGATGTATTGCCATGGCTTCCCCGCCTCCCGGCTGGAGGCGATGTTGGTGGACCGGGCCGCCGCCAAGCTGGGGGCCAGGATCGTCGCCCCGGACCGGCCCGGCTATGGCCTGTCGGATTTCCAGCCGGGGCGGCGCATCGTCGATTGGTCCGCCGATGTGGTGGAACTGGCCGACGCCCTGGGTTTCGGCCAGTTTTTGCTGCTGGCCGTGTCCGGCGGCGCGCCCTACGCGCTGGCCTTGCTCCACGCCCTGCCGGAACGGATCACCGCCGCCACCCTCGTCGGCGGGCTGGGTCCGGTCCACACCCTCGCGGCGGTCCAGCCCATGCACTTCCCGGCCCGTTTCGGTTTCGTCAGCGCCCGCCGGGCACCCTGGCTGATGCGGGGGGTTTATGGCTTGGTCCTGGGTCCGTTGATGCGGGCCAATCCCAACGTGGCCCTGGCCCTCTTGACCACCGCCATGCGGGAGGCCGACCGCGCCATCCTGTCCCGCCCGGATATCCGGGCCGATCTTTGCGCTTCCATCGGCGAGGGCTTGCGGCCCGGAATGCACGGGGCGCTGCTGGATTTCATGCTGTATTCCCACGATTGGGGTTTCGACCCCACGGAAATCAAGCTGCCGGTGGCCTTGTGGCATGGCACGGACGATATCACCGTGCCGCCTTGCCATAGCCGGATGCTGGCGGAACCGCTGGCGCGGGCCCAGGTGTTCGATTGGCCGGGCGAGGGGCATTTCTCCTTGCCGATCAACCATGCCGAACCCATCCTCGGGGCGTTGTTGAACGGTGGGGCGGAATCGGTGCCCCGGCATAGGGCGGCATGA
- a CDS encoding M14 family zinc carboxypeptidase: protein MESNTVHGGAGAFDPRHFTLGRPVLRGLPELRELLILADHALRIPAAQARVEELARLEHGGESFPLLAFRFGPDDPGLPVFALFGGVHGLERIGTQVVLAYLRTLLEMARWDRATQDMLATTRLVMVPLLNPVGMYLRFRANGNRVDLMRNAPVEAEGLAAWHWFGGQRLTPRLPWYRGAADAPMETEARALCDFVRREIFPARTALSIDVHSGYGKVDRLWFPYAKTRAAFPGLPEAVALKHLLDRSHPNHVYHVEPQSLHYLAHGDLWDYLYDGYRAIQPDGHYLPFTLELGSWLWVKKNWVQAFSALGVFNPRLPHRVRRTLRRHLFLFDLFHRATRSPEPWAGLEPAERGRLEAQGLRLWYGGGERERPAR from the coding sequence TTGGAATCGAACACCGTCCATGGCGGGGCCGGGGCTTTCGACCCCCGCCATTTCACACTGGGCCGTCCGGTCCTGCGCGGCCTGCCGGAATTACGCGAACTTTTGATCCTCGCCGACCACGCGCTGCGGATTCCCGCGGCCCAGGCCAGGGTCGAGGAATTGGCCCGGCTCGAACATGGGGGCGAATCCTTCCCGCTGCTCGCTTTCCGCTTCGGGCCCGACGACCCGGGCTTGCCGGTGTTCGCCTTGTTCGGCGGCGTGCATGGCTTGGAGCGCATCGGCACCCAGGTGGTCCTGGCCTATCTGCGCACCCTGCTGGAAATGGCCCGCTGGGACCGCGCCACCCAGGATATGCTGGCCACGACCCGGCTGGTCATGGTGCCCTTGCTGAATCCGGTGGGCATGTATCTCCGGTTCCGCGCCAACGGCAACCGGGTGGACTTGATGCGGAACGCCCCGGTCGAGGCCGAGGGCTTGGCGGCTTGGCATTGGTTCGGCGGCCAGCGCCTAACCCCCCGGCTGCCCTGGTACCGGGGCGCGGCGGACGCGCCCATGGAAACCGAGGCGCGGGCGCTGTGCGACTTCGTCCGCCGCGAAATCTTCCCGGCCCGCACGGCCCTGAGCATCGATGTGCATTCGGGTTACGGCAAGGTGGACCGGCTGTGGTTCCCCTACGCCAAGACCCGCGCCGCCTTTCCCGGCCTGCCCGAGGCCGTGGCTTTGAAACACCTGCTCGACCGCTCACATCCCAACCATGTCTACCATGTCGAGCCGCAGTCGCTGCACTATCTGGCCCATGGCGACCTGTGGGATTACCTCTACGACGGCTACCGCGCCATCCAACCCGATGGGCATTACCTGCCGTTCACGCTGGAACTGGGTTCCTGGCTGTGGGTGAAGAAGAACTGGGTCCAGGCGTTCTCGGCACTGGGCGTGTTCAATCCCCGGCTACCGCACCGGGTGCGGCGGACCTTGCGGCGGCATTTGTTCCTGTTCGATTTGTTCCACCGCGCCACCCGCTCGCCGGAGCCTTGGGCCGGGTTGGAACCCGCCGAACGCGGGCGGTTGGAGGCGCAAGGGCTGCGCCTTTGGTATGGGGGCGGGGAACGGGAGCGCCCGGCCCGCTAG
- a CDS encoding alkaline phosphatase produces the protein MKFRKSSMTLAVSAALLLGAQAADALSITRLTPPSQWFATHGASHGPMISRFVHGQRFDIQATVVPDAGQTITQVEFLIDGNRVARIVPASVGRKSMVAADVLTTASPPVPNAIAASLRAQPSGPEGVHTLTAVATQSDGKTTSADGEFEVVKLKAMGHNKAKNIIIMLGDGMGASHRTAARIVLNGYAQGKVNQKLNMDTFPNTAMIMTASLNSIITDSAPGMQNYVTGNKAQNNQEGVWPDDTKAAFDNPRVEYLSEFLARTQNKKLGIVTTADVFDATPAANAVHTANRGAGTGIVDQYLDDADKTHLAVLMGGGRKWFLPNPSAMTSNAGAAFNGSARTTGTDYVLPADIVTGWGAAPGALDPARNLIGDFTAAGWTYVPDRTALAAAGTPSKLLGLFSLSNMNIALDKIGGQRGTSTVVNDYGFPDQPMLDEMAQKALDVLDANSPDGFVLMVEAASIDKQAHQMDSSRWILEAIEFDRAVGVAKQYAATHPDTLVIVTADHECSGAVIIGASTKTDTDLQTAIAAGGSTALGTPALRDGTVGTYDSAKFPKYTIAADGYPTTTDVDYRLLVGYGANGDRYEDYRTRPQPTNDSQQPGNGVLPLSGYPRNNVADGGLGGTRPIQQADGFFVTGQVPGDQAVHTGGDIPLSAYGRGASLLGGTIDNTDVFFSLIQATLGVK, from the coding sequence ATGAAATTCCGTAAAAGCTCGATGACCCTGGCCGTGAGCGCGGCCCTGTTGTTGGGGGCCCAGGCTGCCGATGCCTTGAGCATCACCCGCCTGACCCCACCCAGCCAATGGTTCGCGACCCATGGCGCGAGCCATGGCCCGATGATCTCGCGTTTCGTCCATGGCCAGCGCTTCGACATCCAGGCCACCGTCGTCCCCGACGCGGGCCAAACCATCACCCAGGTGGAATTTCTGATCGATGGCAACCGCGTGGCGCGGATCGTTCCCGCCAGCGTCGGCCGCAAGAGCATGGTCGCCGCCGATGTGCTGACCACCGCCAGCCCCCCGGTGCCGAACGCCATCGCCGCCTCGCTACGCGCCCAACCGTCCGGTCCTGAAGGCGTACACACCCTGACCGCCGTCGCCACCCAGAGCGACGGCAAGACCACCAGCGCCGACGGCGAGTTCGAGGTGGTCAAGCTCAAGGCCATGGGGCACAACAAGGCCAAGAACATCATCATCATGCTGGGCGACGGCATGGGGGCCAGCCACCGCACCGCCGCCCGCATCGTGCTGAACGGCTATGCCCAGGGCAAGGTCAACCAGAAGCTGAACATGGACACCTTCCCGAACACCGCTATGATCATGACGGCTTCGCTGAACTCCATCATCACCGACTCGGCCCCCGGCATGCAGAACTATGTGACCGGCAACAAGGCCCAGAACAACCAGGAAGGCGTCTGGCCCGACGACACCAAGGCCGCGTTTGATAATCCCAGGGTCGAATACCTGTCGGAATTCCTGGCCCGCACCCAGAATAAGAAACTGGGCATCGTCACCACCGCCGACGTGTTCGACGCCACCCCGGCCGCCAACGCGGTCCACACCGCCAACCGTGGCGCGGGCACCGGCATCGTCGATCAATACCTGGACGATGCCGACAAGACCCACCTGGCCGTGCTGATGGGTGGCGGTCGCAAGTGGTTCCTGCCCAACCCGAGCGCCATGACCTCCAACGCCGGGGCCGCCTTCAACGGCTCGGCACGCACCACCGGTACCGACTACGTCCTGCCCGCCGATATCGTCACGGGTTGGGGGGCCGCCCCAGGGGCGCTCGACCCGGCGCGCAACCTGATCGGCGATTTCACCGCCGCCGGTTGGACCTACGTCCCGGACCGGACCGCCCTCGCCGCGGCCGGCACCCCGTCCAAGCTGCTGGGCCTGTTCTCCCTGTCCAACATGAACATCGCCCTGGACAAGATCGGCGGTCAGCGCGGCACCTCCACCGTGGTCAACGACTATGGTTTCCCCGACCAGCCCATGCTGGACGAGATGGCCCAGAAGGCGTTGGATGTGCTGGACGCCAACAGCCCCGATGGCTTCGTGCTGATGGTGGAAGCCGCTTCCATCGACAAGCAGGCCCACCAGATGGATAGCTCGCGCTGGATATTGGAAGCCATCGAGTTCGACCGTGCCGTGGGCGTGGCCAAGCAATACGCTGCCACCCATCCCGATACCCTGGTGATCGTCACCGCCGACCACGAATGCTCGGGCGCGGTCATCATCGGCGCTTCCACCAAGACCGACACCGACCTGCAAACCGCCATCGCCGCGGGCGGCAGCACCGCCCTGGGCACCCCGGCCCTGCGCGACGGCACCGTCGGCACCTACGACAGCGCCAAGTTCCCTAAGTACACCATCGCCGCCGACGGCTACCCGACCACCACCGACGTGGACTACCGCCTGTTGGTGGGTTACGGTGCCAACGGCGACCGCTACGAGGACTACCGCACCCGTCCGCAACCGACCAACGACAGCCAGCAGCCGGGCAATGGCGTCCTGCCGCTGTCCGGTTATCCGCGCAACAACGTCGCCGATGGCGGCCTGGGCGGAACCCGTCCCATCCAGCAGGCCGACGGCTTCTTCGTGACCGGCCAGGTGCCGGGCGACCAGGCCGTCCATACCGGCGGCGACATTCCGCTGTCGGCTTATGGCCGGGGGGCCAGTCTGCTCGGCGGTACCATCGATAACACCGATGTGTTCTTCTCGCTGATACAGGCGACCTTGGGCGTCAAATAA
- a CDS encoding alkaline phosphatase PhoX produces the protein MKYPMHALSAALMLAMGAAAQAAPYALTAVASANPKVPGMVQPNALSKELAQHIAATGAMALENGSALTKLYGYNDNGPLIPLAAAPGTEASKTEPDKNTYLVLTGQHGADAHYDYGTHFIFQGHETGTAGYITRVNLDADPAHRITLLADQDVNGLPLPTFDGSTWYPFSGKLLFTAEGSLGGGVWQADADYTGTSTAEGLTGILGQGGYEGIQADSDGNLWIVEDAGGSSGTANPHAKQPNSFVFRFVPTDKTNLKAGGVLQALQVVNAGHPVVFHPGQKDQDILSDDMLALHTYGKMFKTQWVTVHNTATDGTAPFNANAAAKLAGATPFKRPENGVFQPGTGFKHFYFTETGDTNQLTEAGENYGGFGGLFVLSQPDGPSANTGRLKLFYRGNAAHTGLDNITFLTKTQVVAVEDAGDALHVQRNALDSAYVFDTMVDYGTGADPVRVIAEGRDASATLDSAANDGKSQGIAAFAAFQNEGDNEITGIHVSDGDPDVDGILGVKPPMPFRQGWRFFWTQQHGDNTLWEVEPARPVAAYVK, from the coding sequence ATGAAATACCCGATGCACGCCCTTTCCGCCGCCTTGATGCTGGCCATGGGTGCCGCCGCGCAAGCCGCCCCCTACGCCCTGACTGCCGTGGCTTCCGCCAATCCGAAAGTCCCCGGCATGGTCCAGCCCAACGCGCTGTCCAAGGAATTGGCCCAGCATATCGCCGCCACCGGTGCCATGGCCCTCGAAAACGGCTCGGCGCTGACCAAGCTCTACGGCTACAACGACAATGGCCCGCTGATCCCGCTGGCCGCCGCTCCCGGCACCGAAGCCAGCAAGACCGAGCCGGATAAGAACACCTACCTGGTACTGACCGGCCAGCACGGGGCCGATGCCCACTACGACTACGGCACCCATTTCATCTTCCAAGGCCATGAAACCGGCACCGCCGGCTATATCACCCGCGTCAACCTGGACGCCGATCCGGCCCACCGCATCACCCTGTTGGCCGACCAGGACGTGAATGGCCTGCCCTTGCCGACCTTCGACGGCTCCACTTGGTATCCCTTCTCCGGCAAGTTGCTATTCACCGCCGAAGGCAGCCTGGGCGGCGGCGTGTGGCAGGCCGACGCCGACTACACCGGCACTTCCACCGCCGAAGGCTTGACCGGCATCCTGGGCCAGGGCGGCTACGAAGGCATCCAGGCCGACAGCGATGGCAACCTCTGGATCGTCGAGGACGCCGGCGGCTCCTCCGGTACCGCCAACCCCCACGCCAAGCAGCCCAACAGTTTCGTCTTCCGCTTCGTCCCGACCGACAAGACCAACCTCAAGGCGGGCGGCGTGCTGCAAGCCCTACAGGTCGTCAACGCGGGCCATCCGGTGGTCTTCCACCCCGGCCAGAAGGACCAGGATATCCTGTCCGACGACATGCTGGCCCTGCATACCTATGGCAAGATGTTCAAGACCCAGTGGGTCACGGTCCACAACACCGCCACTGACGGCACCGCGCCGTTCAATGCCAACGCCGCCGCGAAACTGGCCGGGGCCACCCCGTTCAAACGCCCGGAAAACGGCGTGTTCCAGCCCGGCACCGGCTTCAAGCACTTCTATTTCACCGAGACCGGCGACACCAATCAATTGACGGAAGCCGGCGAGAACTACGGCGGTTTCGGTGGCCTGTTCGTGCTGTCGCAGCCGGATGGCCCCTCCGCCAACACCGGCCGATTGAAACTGTTCTACCGCGGCAACGCGGCCCACACCGGCTTGGATAACATCACTTTCCTGACCAAAACCCAGGTCGTCGCCGTAGAGGACGCGGGCGATGCCCTACACGTCCAGCGCAACGCCCTGGATTCGGCCTATGTGTTCGATACCATGGTCGATTACGGCACGGGTGCCGATCCCGTCCGCGTCATCGCCGAGGGTCGCGACGCTTCCGCCACCCTGGATTCCGCCGCCAACGATGGCAAGTCCCAGGGCATCGCGGCCTTCGCCGCCTTCCAGAACGAAGGCGACAACGAAATCACCGGCATCCATGTCTCCGACGGCGACCCGGATGTCGATGGCATCCTGGGCGTGAAGCCGCCGATGCCGTTCCGTCAGGGCTGGCGCTTCTTCTGGACCCAGCAGCACGGCGACAACACCCTGTGGGAAGTCGAACCGGCCCGCCCGGTCGCCGCCTACGTCAAATAA
- a CDS encoding 2OG-Fe(II) oxygenase has translation MGQISVELPSISLKGIPDPWLDWIATNLARGCAAAELTAILVANGFESRLSARVVAELGRRPQADGPAPPPPAPVHSGVQANQARLSDRSVRVLARMERPQLLLLGGFLDPEECAELIALSAAKLARSTVVDPVTGGEDVVAGRSSSGTYFQVAENALVAVLDRRIAEFTGIPQNHGEGVQILHYGLGGEYRPHYDYFPESDPGSAAHLARGGQRVATLIIYLNAVEAGGETLFPNAGDFRAIPQTGQAVYFRNCDTGGRPDPASLHGGAPVLAGEKWIAVKWLRERPYVG, from the coding sequence ATGGGACAAATAAGCGTGGAATTGCCATCGATTTCGTTGAAAGGGATTCCCGACCCGTGGTTGGATTGGATCGCCACCAACCTGGCGCGGGGCTGCGCGGCGGCGGAATTGACCGCCATCCTGGTCGCCAATGGCTTCGAATCCAGGTTGTCCGCCCGCGTCGTCGCCGAATTGGGGCGGCGGCCCCAGGCGGACGGACCCGCCCCACCACCGCCCGCCCCGGTCCATTCCGGCGTTCAGGCCAACCAAGCCCGGCTATCCGATAGGAGCGTGCGGGTCTTGGCCCGCATGGAACGGCCCCAACTCCTGCTCCTCGGCGGTTTCCTCGATCCCGAGGAATGCGCCGAACTCATCGCGCTCTCCGCCGCCAAGCTGGCCCGTTCCACCGTGGTCGATCCCGTCACCGGGGGCGAGGACGTGGTGGCGGGGCGGTCCAGCTCTGGCACCTATTTCCAGGTCGCGGAAAATGCCCTGGTCGCCGTTCTGGACCGCCGCATCGCCGAATTCACCGGGATTCCCCAGAACCATGGCGAGGGCGTCCAAATACTGCATTATGGCTTGGGTGGCGAATATCGCCCGCATTACGATTATTTCCCGGAGTCCGATCCCGGTAGCGCCGCCCATTTGGCGCGGGGCGGGCAGCGCGTCGCCACCTTGATAATCTATTTGAATGCGGTGGAGGCGGGTGGTGAAACCTTGTTTCCCAACGCCGGTGATTTCCGGGCCATCCCCCAAACGGGCCAGGCCGTTTATTTCCGCAATTGCGATACAGGAGGCCGTCCCGATCCAGCCAGCCTGCATGGGGGAGCGCCAGTATTGGCGGGGGAAAAATGGATCGCCGTGAAATGGCTGCGGGAACGGCCTTATGTCGGTTGA